A section of the Flavobacteriales bacterium genome encodes:
- a CDS encoding nuclear transport factor 2 family protein, with translation MRTPLLLTGLFSIASAFAQNATSDIEQIRTTLMDYIEGTANGEPERLRRAFHPDFNLYTVNERDSLWVRSGEKYIAGFKPGERNERQGRIISIDVEHNAAMAKAEIVVPGWRVFTDYFLLLRYEGAWRIVQKSYTWRPLPKKAE, from the coding sequence ATGCGCACCCCTCTCCTCTTGACCGGCCTGTTCTCCATCGCATCAGCGTTCGCTCAGAACGCGACCTCCGACATCGAGCAGATCCGTACGACGCTGATGGACTACATCGAGGGCACGGCCAATGGCGAGCCGGAGCGTTTACGCCGCGCGTTCCATCCCGACTTCAACCTCTACACGGTGAATGAGCGCGACAGCCTGTGGGTGCGCTCGGGGGAGAAGTACATCGCAGGGTTCAAGCCGGGCGAACGGAACGAGCGCCAAGGCCGGATCATCTCCATCGACGTGGAGCACAACGCCGCCATGGCCAAGGCCGAGATCGTGGTGCCGGGCTGGCGGGTGTTCACCGATTACTTCCTGCTGCTCCGGTACGAAGGCGCCTGGCGGATCGTGCAGAAGAGCTACACCTGGCGCCCCCTGCCCAAAAAGGCGGAGTGA
- a CDS encoding alkane 1-monooxygenase, whose product MRPNALKYSLVYLIPGVVAASLAVRNAWSFAAVAFVFGVLPVIELFLKPDPRNLDAVQEAVARQDRTYDLILYSLVPIQWGLLLFFLVQVSAAELSWVVKLGLTSAFGMACGVLGINAAHELGHRPTKHEQFMAKALLLTTLYIHFFIEHNRGHHKHVSTDADPASSRRGEWLYAFFVRTITGSWLSAWKLEAQRLRKKGLPVWSWHNEMLGFQVIQVALVVAIAAQFGVEVMGWFLGAALIGILLLETVNYIEHYGLRRKRNGDSYERPLPIHSWNSDHPLGRLILLELTRHSDHHYLASRTYQVLRHFDESPQLPAGYPAMMALAFFPPLWFRVMDREIDRLKERLGRDELA is encoded by the coding sequence ATGCGCCCCAACGCGCTCAAGTACTCCTTGGTCTACCTGATCCCCGGGGTGGTCGCGGCCTCGCTCGCGGTGCGGAACGCATGGTCCTTCGCCGCGGTGGCCTTCGTCTTCGGGGTGCTGCCGGTCATTGAACTGTTCCTGAAACCCGACCCGCGCAACCTGGATGCCGTGCAGGAGGCCGTGGCCAGGCAGGACCGCACCTACGACCTCATCCTCTACAGCCTGGTGCCCATCCAATGGGGCCTGCTGCTCTTCTTCCTGGTGCAAGTGAGCGCCGCGGAGCTCTCGTGGGTGGTGAAGCTGGGGCTCACCTCGGCCTTCGGCATGGCCTGTGGCGTGCTGGGCATCAACGCCGCGCACGAGCTGGGGCACCGGCCCACCAAGCACGAGCAGTTCATGGCCAAGGCGCTGCTGCTCACCACGCTGTACATCCACTTCTTCATCGAGCACAACCGCGGCCACCACAAACACGTGAGCACCGACGCGGACCCCGCCAGCAGCCGGCGCGGCGAGTGGCTCTACGCCTTCTTCGTGCGCACGATCACCGGCAGCTGGCTCAGCGCGTGGAAGCTGGAAGCGCAACGGCTGCGGAAGAAGGGCCTGCCCGTGTGGAGCTGGCACAACGAGATGCTGGGCTTCCAAGTGATCCAGGTCGCGCTGGTCGTTGCGATCGCGGCCCAATTCGGCGTGGAAGTGATGGGCTGGTTCTTGGGGGCCGCGCTCATCGGCATCCTGCTGCTGGAAACGGTGAACTACATCGAGCATTACGGCCTGCGGCGGAAGAGGAACGGCGACAGCTACGAACGTCCGCTGCCCATCCACTCCTGGAACTCCGACCACCCGCTCGGCCGCCTGATCCTCCTGGAGCTCACGCGCCACAGCGACCACCATTACCTGGCCAGCCGCACGTACCAGGTGCTGCGCCACTTCGACGAGAGCCCACAGCTGCCCGCCGGCTATCCCGCCATGATGGCCCTGGCCTTCTTCCCGCCCCTGTGGTTCCGCGTGATGGACCGCGAGATCGACCGCTTGAAGGAGCGGCTGGGCAGGGACGAGCTCGCTTGA
- a CDS encoding GMC family oxidoreductase, whose amino-acid sequence MHEPGTPSFDVDHVVIGSGFGGSVAALRLSEKGYRVLVLEKGRWFNKPADFPSSNWNLRRWLWAPRLGWRGLFKISFFRHVTVLSGTGVGGGSLVYANTLPVPRAPFFHTGSWKDLCDWERELAPYYALARRMLGTERHPYTSRSDLVMQELAADLGVPEGFSTVDAAVHFGTPGVTVKDPYFGGKGPDRTGCIQCGGCMLGCRHNAKNTLDKNYLHLAQQLGCTIRANAEVVDVKPLSPDGSAGYRIRYRDPSSWFPRIRTVTARGVVFAGGVMGTLPLLLKLKAGSLPNLSDTLGHGVRTNSESLIGVTTFDRKATFSEGIAIGSIVELDQDRHVEPVKYPPGNGIWRILMAPMVKGSAWPQRLLNMVLLPLKQPGQYLRTFFVNDWSRRTHILLYMESIDSTLRLKRGTFGTRSALESGAAPTAFNPQAQDIAHRVERIVNGKAMVLLQETLLGIPTTAHILGGACMGADASTGVIDRHNRVFGYANLWVCDGSAISANPGVNPSLTITALAEHAMAQVAENRS is encoded by the coding sequence ATGCACGAACCGGGAACGCCTTCCTTCGACGTCGACCACGTGGTGATCGGCAGCGGCTTCGGCGGCTCGGTGGCGGCGCTACGCCTCAGCGAGAAGGGCTACCGCGTGCTGGTGCTGGAGAAGGGCCGGTGGTTCAACAAGCCAGCCGACTTTCCCAGCTCCAACTGGAACCTCCGCCGCTGGCTCTGGGCGCCTCGTCTGGGCTGGCGGGGCCTGTTCAAGATCAGCTTCTTCCGGCATGTGACGGTGCTGAGCGGCACCGGCGTGGGCGGTGGCTCGCTGGTCTACGCGAACACCCTGCCCGTGCCCCGCGCGCCCTTCTTCCACACCGGCAGCTGGAAGGACCTGTGCGACTGGGAGCGCGAACTGGCTCCGTACTACGCTCTGGCCAGGCGCATGCTCGGCACCGAGCGCCACCCCTACACCAGCCGCAGCGACCTGGTGATGCAGGAGCTGGCCGCCGATCTGGGCGTCCCCGAAGGCTTCAGCACCGTGGATGCCGCCGTGCATTTCGGCACACCAGGCGTCACCGTGAAGGACCCTTACTTCGGCGGCAAGGGACCCGACCGCACCGGCTGCATCCAGTGCGGCGGCTGCATGCTGGGCTGCCGGCATAACGCCAAGAACACGCTCGACAAGAACTACCTGCACCTGGCGCAACAGCTGGGCTGCACCATCCGCGCCAACGCCGAGGTGGTGGACGTGAAGCCCCTGAGCCCCGATGGCAGCGCCGGCTACCGCATCCGTTACCGCGACCCGTCCAGCTGGTTCCCGCGCATCCGCACGGTGACGGCGCGGGGCGTGGTGTTCGCCGGCGGCGTGATGGGCACCCTGCCCCTGCTCCTGAAGCTGAAGGCCGGCAGCCTGCCGAACCTCTCGGACACCTTGGGCCACGGCGTGCGCACCAACTCCGAGAGCCTCATCGGCGTCACCACCTTCGACCGCAAGGCCACCTTCTCGGAAGGCATCGCCATCGGCTCCATCGTGGAGCTGGACCAGGACCGGCACGTGGAGCCCGTGAAGTACCCGCCCGGCAATGGCATCTGGCGGATCCTGATGGCGCCGATGGTGAAGGGCAGCGCCTGGCCGCAGCGCCTGCTGAACATGGTGCTGCTGCCGTTGAAGCAGCCGGGGCAGTACCTCCGCACCTTCTTCGTGAACGACTGGAGCCGGCGCACGCACATCCTGCTCTACATGGAGAGCATCGACTCCACCCTCCGCCTGAAGCGCGGCACCTTCGGCACGCGGAGCGCCCTGGAGTCGGGCGCAGCGCCCACGGCCTTCAACCCGCAGGCGCAGGACATCGCCCACCGGGTGGAACGCATCGTGAACGGCAAGGCCATGGTGCTGCTGCAGGAGACGCTGCTGGGCATCCCCACCACCGCGCACATCCTCGGCGGCGCGTGCATGGGCGCCGATGCCTCCACCGGTGTGATCGACCGGCACAACCGGGTGTTCGGCTACGCGAACCTCTGGGTGTGCGACGGCAGCGCCATCTCGGCCAATCCCGGCGTGAACCCCAGCCTCACCATCACCGCCCTTGCCGAGCACGCCATGGCGCAGGTGGCGGAGAACCGGTCTTGA